Proteins from a genomic interval of Sphingobacterium lactis:
- the trmB gene encoding tRNA (guanosine(46)-N7)-methyltransferase TrmB, whose product MGKDKLRKFAEIDTFKNVVQLDAGKAYKGNWAKEFFQNDKPVVLELACGKGEYTVNLAKLFPEKNFIGIDYKGNRIWRGAKTALEEGIANVGFLRIQIETILEYFAAGEISEIWITFPDPQPQVSREKKRLTNPTFLERYKTILVPEGIMHLKTDNDGFYAYTVEQIDNQQLPKLKETTDLYHSDLVDDVLSIKTYYEKKYLAVDKNINYVQWKFRKA is encoded by the coding sequence ATGGGTAAGGATAAACTAAGGAAATTTGCCGAGATAGACACGTTTAAGAATGTGGTGCAATTGGATGCCGGCAAAGCATATAAAGGCAATTGGGCCAAGGAATTCTTTCAGAATGATAAGCCTGTCGTATTGGAATTGGCATGCGGAAAGGGCGAATACACTGTCAACCTGGCGAAGTTATTCCCGGAGAAGAACTTCATCGGTATCGACTACAAGGGCAATCGGATTTGGCGTGGCGCCAAGACTGCTTTGGAGGAAGGTATTGCTAATGTAGGTTTTCTGCGGATCCAGATCGAGACCATCTTGGAATACTTTGCCGCAGGCGAGATTTCCGAAATATGGATTACATTCCCCGACCCACAACCGCAAGTGAGCCGAGAGAAAAAACGACTGACAAACCCTACGTTCCTGGAGCGCTATAAAACGATTCTTGTGCCGGAAGGTATTATGCACCTGAAGACGGACAACGATGGTTTCTACGCGTATACCGTTGAGCAGATCGACAACCAACAGTTGCCAAAACTGAAGGAGACAACCGATCTATACCACTCAGATCTTGTGGATGATGTGCTCTCCATTAAGACCTACTACGAGAAAAAATATCTTGCCGTAGATAAAAACATCAACTACGTGCAGTGGAAATTCCGTAAGGCATAG